One Streptomyces fagopyri DNA window includes the following coding sequences:
- a CDS encoding cyclic nucleotide-binding domain-containing protein encodes MNASPTSSMPRALPAEHRQRLMRIAREVSFPQGARLFEEGGQADRFWIVRTGTVDLDMRVPDRRPAVIESLRHNELVGWSWLFAPHAYHLGAEATTPVRAYEFDATAVRAMCHDDPALGLAVAEWVGDVLAHRLRSARTRLLDLYAPHGSGSLR; translated from the coding sequence ATGAACGCTTCCCCCACGTCCAGCATGCCGCGGGCGCTGCCCGCCGAGCACCGGCAGCGCCTGATGCGCATCGCCCGCGAGGTGTCCTTCCCGCAGGGAGCCCGCCTCTTCGAGGAAGGCGGGCAGGCGGACCGGTTCTGGATCGTCCGCACCGGCACGGTCGACCTCGACATGCGGGTGCCCGACCGCCGGCCGGCGGTCATCGAGTCGCTCCGGCACAACGAACTCGTCGGCTGGTCCTGGCTGTTCGCGCCGCACGCCTACCACCTGGGCGCCGAGGCGACGACACCGGTACGCGCGTACGAGTTCGACGCCACGGCCGTTCGGGCCATGTGCCACGACGACCCCGCGCTGGGCCTGGCGGTCGCCGAATGGGTGGGCGACGTCCTCGCCCACCGCCTGCGCTCGGCCCGCACCCGGCTGCTGGACCTCTACGCCCCCCACGGCAGCGGCAGCCTCCGCTAG
- a CDS encoding tetratricopeptide repeat protein gives MFSRKNRRPKSADLLKAWECLDAGDIPAALRLVKPGAETLPLAETALVVGRAAAMAGFDDLGKAAAALAEDPGKGQALYDFGYACVERGLPSLAIPALRDALRGNPGALTVMRELVSAYEREGRHGEAVEVLTRHENDFAPWPDRYLLVFNAIMVGDLALARRQHALLPDPADPRWVPTRDRQRRMLERAASAEPVSPLGPTDLRGWQFVMGGTILGTLSPFGFGAGMTGRYAWLQDSYGQCLEGLLRLRALLDAAGARPRSVSLLPDRDSRILGLAAAKVLGVPAEPFAPGREDTVVVAYDLNGSAQAEGGPEILGQLFDRAPGQVLHEHASNWTDVPVITADSVTLLHQSVVAPWGEQLRAGEDGEVERGPADDRPAERIAAEIVGADPSRGEGDGRTPADPLAAFTDFVAAVHGSWLRGDRARLTSSGPVPSARFA, from the coding sequence ATGTTCTCCCGCAAGAACCGCCGACCGAAGTCCGCCGACCTGCTGAAGGCCTGGGAGTGTCTGGACGCCGGAGACATACCCGCCGCCCTGCGACTGGTGAAGCCGGGCGCGGAGACCCTGCCGCTCGCGGAGACGGCGCTCGTGGTCGGCCGGGCCGCCGCGATGGCCGGCTTCGACGACCTCGGGAAGGCCGCGGCGGCGCTCGCCGAGGACCCCGGGAAGGGACAGGCCCTCTACGACTTCGGGTACGCCTGCGTCGAACGCGGACTCCCCTCCCTCGCGATACCCGCCCTGCGTGACGCGCTGCGCGGAAACCCGGGCGCGCTGACGGTGATGCGCGAGCTCGTGTCCGCCTATGAGCGCGAGGGCCGGCACGGCGAGGCCGTCGAGGTGCTGACACGGCACGAGAACGACTTCGCGCCGTGGCCGGACCGCTACCTCCTCGTCTTCAACGCGATCATGGTGGGCGACCTCGCGCTGGCGAGGCGCCAGCACGCGCTGCTCCCGGACCCGGCGGACCCACGATGGGTGCCCACGCGCGACCGGCAGCGCCGGATGCTGGAGCGGGCCGCGAGCGCGGAGCCGGTGAGCCCGCTCGGTCCGACCGATCTGCGCGGATGGCAGTTCGTGATGGGCGGCACGATCCTCGGCACGCTGTCGCCGTTCGGCTTCGGCGCCGGGATGACGGGCCGGTACGCGTGGCTGCAGGACTCCTACGGCCAGTGTCTGGAGGGTCTGCTGCGGCTGAGGGCCCTGCTGGACGCCGCCGGGGCGCGCCCCCGGTCGGTGTCGCTCCTGCCCGACCGCGACAGCCGGATCCTCGGTCTGGCCGCCGCCAAGGTGCTAGGCGTCCCCGCGGAGCCCTTCGCCCCCGGGCGGGAGGACACCGTCGTGGTCGCGTACGACCTGAACGGCTCGGCGCAGGCCGAAGGAGGCCCCGAGATCCTGGGGCAGCTCTTCGACCGGGCACCGGGACAGGTGCTGCACGAACACGCGAGCAACTGGACCGACGTCCCGGTGATCACCGCCGACAGCGTGACGCTGCTGCACCAGTCGGTCGTCGCGCCCTGGGGCGAGCAGCTGCGCGCGGGGGAGGACGGCGAGGTGGAGCGGGGGCCGGCCGACGACCGGCCGGCGGAACGGATCGCCGCCGAGATCGTGGGAGCCGATCCGTCGCGGGGGGAGGGCGACGGCCGAACGCCCGCCGACCCGCTCGCCGCGTTCACCGACTTCGTCGCGGCGGTCCACGGCTCCTGGCTCCGGGGCGACCGGGCACGGCTGACCTCGTCCGGCCCGGTCCCCAGCGCCAGGTTCGCCTGA
- a CDS encoding EamA family transporter → MRALSAHPAAADRHTPPTPLAPSLPLPGGTRLSGVATMVGSGLSNQTGAAIGSLAFPVLGPVGVVAVRQYVAAIVLVAVGRPRPRTFTRRQWWPVLLLALVFGTMNLSLYTAVDRVGLGLAVTLEFLGPLGIALTASRRRADVCCAAVAVAGVVTLMRPRPSADFLGMGLALLAACCWAAYILLNRTVGRRIPGAGGPAAAAAISALVFLPVGLAVVVRHPPTPAAVGYAVAAGVLSSAVPCLADLFTLRRVAAPAFGLFMSVNPVLAGLVGWLVLGQGLGWPEWAGIGAVVAANALSIRVSRT, encoded by the coding sequence ATGCGAGCACTCTCCGCACACCCGGCGGCGGCCGACCGGCACACTCCCCCGACGCCCCTGGCTCCCTCCCTCCCCCTGCCCGGGGGCACGCGGCTCTCCGGCGTGGCCACCATGGTCGGCAGCGGCCTGTCCAACCAGACGGGCGCCGCGATCGGTTCGCTGGCGTTCCCCGTTCTCGGTCCCGTCGGTGTGGTGGCCGTGCGCCAGTACGTCGCCGCGATCGTCCTGGTCGCCGTCGGCCGGCCCCGGCCGCGGACCTTCACCCGGCGTCAGTGGTGGCCGGTCCTGCTGCTGGCGCTGGTGTTCGGGACGATGAACCTGTCGTTGTACACCGCCGTCGACCGCGTCGGGCTGGGCCTCGCGGTGACCCTGGAGTTCCTCGGCCCGCTGGGGATCGCGCTGACCGCCTCGCGCCGCCGCGCGGACGTGTGCTGTGCGGCGGTCGCGGTGGCGGGCGTCGTCACGCTGATGCGTCCGCGGCCGTCCGCCGACTTCCTGGGGATGGGCCTGGCGCTGCTGGCGGCCTGTTGCTGGGCGGCGTACATCCTGCTGAACCGTACGGTCGGGCGCCGCATCCCCGGAGCCGGCGGGCCGGCCGCCGCCGCGGCGATCTCCGCCCTGGTGTTCCTGCCCGTCGGGCTCGCCGTCGTGGTGCGGCATCCGCCGACACCGGCGGCCGTCGGGTACGCCGTCGCGGCCGGAGTGCTGTCCTCGGCGGTGCCCTGCCTCGCGGACCTGTTCACCCTGCGGCGGGTGGCGGCCCCGGCCTTCGGTCTCTTCATGAGCGTCAACCCTGTTCTCGCCGGGTTGGTCGGGTGGCTCGTGCTCGGCCAGGGGCTGGGGTGGCCGGAGTGGGCCGGCATCGGAGCCGTCGTCGCCGCCAACGCGCTCAGCATTCGTGTGTCGCGCACCTGA
- a CDS encoding MFS transporter, which produces MPRKSTRLTFAVLATGAGVFSMLQSLIAPALPTVQHAMHTSQSTVTWVMTAYLLSASVFTPILGRVGDLVGKKRTLVAVLVTVTLGCLLAALAPTIGVLIVARVVQGIGGALFPLSFGIIRDEFTPAEVGPSISNLSAVIAAGGGVGLVAAGPIVSALDYKWLFWLPVGVVAVTTLIALRCVPESPKRAEGRVSWLGAVLLSGWLVALLLPLSQATRWGWGSGRVIGLFVAAVVLFALWLYAEARSASPLIDLKVMRLPAVWTTNAAALLFGAGMYAIWSFLPGFVQTPRSAGYGFGASVTGAGLLMLPMLIAMFCSGVLSGRLEPVLGAKRLLTTGAALGAVACGFLAAWHDRQWQVAFAAGVFGLGIGLAFASMANLIVGSVPAEQTGAATGMNANIRTIGGSIGAAVTSVLVTGRLQPSGLPYGSGYTHGFSLLALLCLGAALAALLVPARRTGRMPAARAASELPGTESEAVASGARN; this is translated from the coding sequence ATGCCCAGGAAGTCCACCCGCCTCACCTTCGCGGTCCTCGCGACCGGCGCGGGGGTGTTCTCCATGCTCCAGTCGTTGATCGCGCCGGCCCTGCCGACCGTGCAGCATGCGATGCACACCTCGCAGTCCACCGTGACCTGGGTGATGACGGCGTACCTGCTGTCCGCGTCCGTCTTCACCCCGATCCTCGGCCGGGTCGGGGACCTCGTCGGCAAGAAGCGCACCCTCGTCGCCGTCCTCGTGACCGTGACGCTCGGCTGTCTGCTCGCCGCACTCGCGCCCACCATCGGCGTACTGATCGTCGCCCGGGTCGTCCAGGGCATAGGCGGCGCGCTGTTCCCGCTGTCCTTCGGCATCATCCGGGACGAGTTCACCCCGGCCGAGGTCGGCCCGAGCATCAGCAACCTGTCCGCCGTGATCGCGGCGGGCGGTGGCGTCGGCCTGGTGGCGGCCGGGCCCATCGTGTCGGCCCTCGACTACAAGTGGCTGTTCTGGCTGCCGGTCGGAGTGGTCGCGGTGACCACCCTGATCGCGCTGCGCTGTGTCCCCGAGTCCCCCAAGCGCGCCGAGGGGCGGGTCAGCTGGCTCGGTGCCGTACTGCTCTCCGGCTGGCTGGTGGCCCTGCTGCTGCCGCTCAGCCAGGCGACCCGGTGGGGCTGGGGATCGGGCCGGGTGATCGGTCTGTTCGTCGCCGCCGTGGTGCTCTTCGCGCTGTGGCTGTACGCCGAGGCCCGCTCCGCCAGCCCGCTGATCGACCTGAAGGTCATGCGGCTCCCCGCGGTGTGGACCACCAACGCCGCCGCCCTCCTGTTCGGCGCGGGCATGTACGCGATCTGGTCCTTCCTCCCCGGCTTCGTGCAGACCCCCCGTTCCGCGGGGTACGGCTTCGGGGCCAGTGTCACCGGGGCCGGGCTGCTCATGCTCCCGATGCTGATCGCGATGTTCTGCTCGGGAGTGCTCAGCGGCCGGCTGGAGCCGGTGCTGGGCGCCAAGCGGCTGCTCACGACCGGTGCCGCGCTCGGCGCCGTGGCCTGCGGCTTCCTCGCCGCCTGGCACGATCGGCAGTGGCAGGTGGCCTTCGCCGCGGGTGTCTTCGGCCTCGGTATCGGCCTGGCCTTCGCCTCGATGGCCAACCTGATCGTCGGCAGCGTCCCCGCGGAACAGACCGGCGCCGCGACCGGTATGAACGCCAACATCCGTACCATCGGCGGATCGATCGGCGCGGCCGTGACCAGCGTCCTGGTGACGGGGCGTCTCCAGCCCTCGGGCCTGCCCTACGGCTCCGGCTACACCCACGGATTCAGCCTGCTGGCCCTGCTCTGCCTCGGCGCCGCGCTGGCCGCCCTTCTCGTGCCGGCCCGGCGGACCGGCCGTATGCCCGCCGCCCGGGCCGCCTCCGAACTGCCGGGCACGGAGAGCGAGGCCGTCGCGTCCGGCGCCCGGAACTGA
- a CDS encoding TetR/AcrR family transcriptional regulator, with translation MTAQPLSISGIVASQRPHRKDAARNYDALLAAAREAFAENGAEASLEDIARRAGVGIGTLYRNFPTRRHLFESVYADEVDALCRVAQDVATQEPWEALTSWLRRFVDYTVTKRAIREALNNESEIFLACRDSMYQAGGPLFERAQKAGEARADMDFDDLLRMVAGITSTNFLDDAQRDRVLTVALDGVRAAH, from the coding sequence GTGACGGCCCAGCCGCTCTCCATCAGCGGGATCGTGGCGTCCCAGCGTCCGCACCGCAAGGACGCCGCGCGCAACTACGACGCCCTGCTGGCCGCCGCGCGTGAGGCGTTCGCGGAGAACGGCGCGGAGGCGTCCCTGGAGGACATCGCCCGTCGCGCGGGGGTCGGCATCGGCACGCTGTACCGGAACTTCCCCACCCGCCGCCATCTCTTCGAGAGCGTGTACGCGGACGAGGTGGACGCCCTGTGCCGGGTGGCGCAGGACGTCGCCACCCAGGAACCGTGGGAGGCGCTGACCTCGTGGCTGCGCCGGTTCGTGGACTACACCGTGACCAAGCGGGCCATCCGCGAGGCGCTCAACAACGAGTCGGAGATCTTCCTCGCCTGCCGGGACTCGATGTACCAGGCGGGCGGCCCGCTGTTCGAGCGGGCCCAGAAGGCCGGCGAGGCCCGCGCCGACATGGACTTCGACGACCTCCTGCGCATGGTCGCGGGGATCACCTCGACGAACTTCCTCGACGACGCCCAGCGCGACCGCGTCCTCACCGTCGCCCTCGACGGCGTCCGCGCCGCGCACTGA
- a CDS encoding DUF5707 domain-containing protein: MSKRLVVSALAGAVVVGGGAAATVALVGTADAAAPAGDPVIGKSASDPVVLGDTGTDALTFTTSVSDDSGIRGVKVLAWPKSSYLAPKASEMAHVESATCEASSATTSVCTYRAPVGGRKDAAGIPTGTWYMAVLVTAEDHGTTFSAKASAFTVTRHAG; the protein is encoded by the coding sequence ATGTCCAAGCGCCTGGTCGTCTCCGCGCTCGCCGGTGCCGTCGTCGTGGGCGGTGGCGCGGCCGCCACCGTCGCCCTCGTCGGAACCGCCGACGCGGCCGCACCGGCGGGAGACCCGGTGATCGGGAAGTCCGCCTCGGACCCGGTGGTCCTGGGGGACACCGGAACCGACGCCCTCACGTTCACCACGTCCGTGTCCGACGACTCGGGCATCAGGGGCGTGAAGGTGCTGGCCTGGCCGAAGAGTTCGTACCTGGCACCCAAGGCGTCCGAGATGGCGCATGTGGAGAGCGCCACCTGCGAGGCGTCCTCGGCGACCACGTCGGTGTGCACCTACCGGGCCCCCGTCGGCGGACGGAAGGACGCCGCCGGCATCCCGACCGGTACCTGGTACATGGCGGTCCTCGTCACCGCCGAGGACCACGGCACGACGTTCTCCGCGAAGGCGTCGGCCTTCACCGTCACGCGTCACGCGGGCTGA
- a CDS encoding PIG-L deacetylase family protein: protein MTHGKAPTTPRSTLVITAHAGDFVWRAGGAIALAVSRGEKVTIACLTYGERGESARAWREGRKLAEIKEMRRTEAEAAAAALGAEVRFLDAGDYPLPVTQDLTDRLVRIYRETRPDVVLTHPRDDPYNGDHPAAARMALDARVLAQAGGYPSEGEAIGAPPVFFFEPHQPEMCGFRPEVLLDITPVWEAKRAAMECLATQQHLWEYYTDLGKRRGVQLRRNAGPHLGPPHATYGEAYMRPYPQVTEELA from the coding sequence ATGACGCACGGCAAGGCGCCCACCACGCCACGTTCGACGCTCGTCATCACCGCGCACGCCGGGGACTTCGTCTGGCGGGCCGGGGGAGCCATCGCCCTGGCCGTCTCCCGCGGGGAGAAGGTGACCATCGCGTGCCTCACCTACGGGGAGCGCGGTGAGTCCGCCCGAGCCTGGCGCGAGGGAAGGAAGTTGGCCGAGATCAAGGAGATGCGCCGTACGGAGGCCGAGGCGGCGGCCGCGGCGCTCGGCGCCGAGGTCCGCTTCCTCGACGCGGGCGACTATCCCCTGCCGGTGACCCAGGACCTGACCGACCGTCTCGTACGGATCTATCGTGAGACCCGGCCCGACGTGGTGCTGACCCATCCCCGGGACGACCCCTACAACGGCGACCACCCGGCCGCCGCGCGGATGGCGCTGGACGCGCGTGTCCTGGCCCAGGCCGGCGGCTACCCGTCCGAAGGCGAGGCCATCGGCGCCCCTCCGGTGTTCTTCTTCGAGCCGCACCAGCCGGAGATGTGCGGCTTCAGGCCGGAGGTCCTCCTCGACATCACCCCGGTGTGGGAGGCCAAGCGCGCGGCCATGGAGTGCCTGGCCACCCAACAGCACCTGTGGGAGTACTACACCGACCTGGGAAAACGGCGCGGCGTACAGCTCAGGCGCAACGCGGGTCCCCACCTCGGCCCGCCCCACGCCACCTACGGCGAGGCCTACATGCGTCCCTACCCGCAGGTCACGGAGGAACTGGCGTGA
- a CDS encoding GntR family transcriptional regulator, with protein sequence MPKEARPGTGEQARKYALAHLRQAILLGEMAPAQRLVENELADRFGVTRASVRAALIELESEGLVERIRNRGSRVRVVTVEEAVAITECRMALEGLCAAKAAVTATEDQLTELAVLGTAMSKAVADGEPMVYSGLNHELHDRIREFSGQRVAVELLERLNGQLVRHRFQLALRPGRPQQSLSEHLAMIEAIRARDPQAAEAAVRGHLAGVIDALRQ encoded by the coding sequence ATGCCGAAGGAAGCCCGTCCGGGCACCGGCGAGCAGGCCAGGAAATACGCTCTGGCACACCTGCGGCAGGCGATCCTGCTGGGTGAGATGGCGCCGGCCCAACGGCTCGTGGAGAACGAGCTGGCCGACCGGTTCGGTGTCACCCGGGCCAGCGTCCGGGCCGCACTGATCGAGCTGGAGTCCGAGGGGCTGGTCGAGCGGATCCGCAACCGCGGCTCGCGGGTGCGGGTCGTGACGGTCGAGGAAGCGGTGGCCATCACCGAATGCCGCATGGCCCTCGAAGGCCTGTGCGCGGCCAAGGCGGCCGTCACCGCCACCGAGGACCAGCTCACCGAACTGGCCGTCCTGGGAACGGCGATGTCGAAGGCGGTCGCCGACGGCGAGCCCATGGTCTACTCCGGGCTCAACCACGAACTCCACGACCGCATCCGGGAGTTCTCCGGCCAGCGGGTCGCCGTGGAGCTGCTGGAGCGGCTCAACGGACAGCTGGTGCGCCATCGTTTCCAGCTCGCCCTGAGGCCCGGACGTCCCCAGCAGTCCCTGAGCGAACACCTGGCCATGATCGAGGCGATCAGGGCCCGGGACCCGCAGGCGGCCGAAGCGGCCGTCCGCGGCCACCTCGCGGGAGTCATCGACGCACTGCGCCAATGA
- a CDS encoding 4-carboxy-4-hydroxy-2-oxoadipate aldolase/oxaloacetate decarboxylase: MSGLIITDPPRAHAGDVEALAGHGVATVHEGMGRRGSLGPGFRPVQQDVRIAGTAVTALCPPGDNLMIHAAVEQCARGDILVVATTSPSTDGMFGELFATALQYRGVRGLVIDAGVRDTADLRAMGFPVWSTAVCARGTVKATAGSVNVPVVLGGQIVRPGDVIVADDDGVMCVPREESGAAVRAAGARAAKEEATRTAFAEGQLGLDRYGLRETLVRLGVRYRPYEECAGAPDVSDGTVS; this comes from the coding sequence GTGAGCGGTCTGATCATCACCGATCCGCCGCGCGCGCACGCCGGGGACGTCGAGGCGCTGGCCGGCCACGGCGTGGCCACGGTGCACGAGGGCATGGGCCGGCGCGGCAGCCTCGGCCCCGGGTTCCGGCCCGTCCAACAGGACGTACGCATCGCGGGAACCGCGGTCACGGCGCTCTGCCCGCCCGGCGACAACCTCATGATCCACGCGGCGGTCGAGCAGTGCGCGCGGGGCGACATCCTGGTCGTCGCCACCACCTCGCCCTCCACCGACGGCATGTTCGGCGAACTGTTCGCCACCGCGCTCCAGTACCGCGGGGTGCGCGGACTGGTCATCGACGCCGGGGTGCGCGACACGGCCGACCTGCGCGCCATGGGCTTCCCCGTGTGGTCGACGGCGGTGTGCGCGCGGGGCACGGTCAAGGCCACGGCCGGCTCGGTGAACGTGCCCGTCGTACTGGGCGGTCAGATCGTCCGGCCCGGGGACGTGATCGTCGCCGACGACGACGGAGTGATGTGCGTACCCCGCGAGGAGTCCGGCGCTGCCGTCAGGGCGGCCGGAGCCCGCGCCGCCAAGGAGGAGGCCACCCGGACCGCCTTCGCCGAGGGCCAGTTGGGCCTGGACCGCTACGGCCTGCGCGAGACCCTCGTACGGCTGGGGGTGCGGTACCGGCCCTACGAGGAGTGCGCGGGCGCCCCCGACGTCTCCGACGGAACCGTGTCATGA
- a CDS encoding 4-oxalomesaconate tautomerase has protein sequence MSAGEEVRCMLMRGGTSKGAYFLADDLPPGPRARDDLLLRVMGSPDPRQIDGLGGAHPVTSKVAVISASAGPETDVDYLFLQVGVDRPEVSDRQNCGNLLAGVGPFAVERGLVGAGDERTSVRIRMVNSGDLAVATFATPGGRVDYAGPAEISGVPGTAAPVMVEFPPGPRPLLPTGHARDLVAGTPVTCVDNGMPTVLIAASALHVTGYEEPGDLEEDRALGDRLRAIRLEAGKLMGLGDVEGATVPKLSLLAPPSHGGAVMTRTFIPVRCHPSIGVLGAAGVAAGLRVVGGVGEGIARLPAHGDLLRIEHPAGFLDIEADIGHRAAGATPVARRTAVVRTARKIFDGTVYPRPAAAAPRP, from the coding sequence ATGAGCGCGGGCGAGGAGGTGCGCTGCATGCTCATGCGCGGGGGCACCTCGAAGGGCGCCTACTTCCTGGCCGACGACCTCCCGCCCGGTCCCCGCGCACGCGACGACCTGCTGCTGCGGGTCATGGGCAGCCCCGACCCGCGCCAGATCGACGGCCTCGGCGGAGCGCACCCGGTGACCAGCAAGGTGGCCGTGATCTCCGCGTCGGCCGGCCCCGAGACGGACGTCGACTACCTGTTCCTCCAGGTCGGCGTCGACCGGCCCGAGGTGTCCGACCGGCAGAACTGCGGCAACCTGCTCGCCGGGGTCGGCCCGTTCGCCGTGGAACGCGGTCTGGTCGGGGCGGGGGACGAACGGACCTCCGTACGGATCCGCATGGTCAACTCCGGGGACCTCGCCGTCGCCACCTTCGCCACGCCAGGCGGCCGCGTCGACTACGCCGGCCCGGCGGAGATCTCCGGTGTGCCGGGGACCGCCGCCCCGGTGATGGTCGAGTTCCCGCCGGGCCCCCGTCCGCTGCTGCCCACCGGGCACGCCCGCGACCTCGTGGCCGGCACCCCGGTGACCTGCGTGGACAACGGGATGCCGACCGTACTGATCGCGGCGTCCGCCCTGCACGTCACCGGCTACGAGGAACCCGGGGACCTGGAGGAGGACCGGGCGCTCGGCGACCGGCTGCGCGCGATCCGGCTGGAGGCCGGGAAGCTGATGGGACTCGGTGACGTGGAAGGGGCCACCGTTCCCAAACTCAGCCTGCTCGCCCCACCGTCGCACGGCGGCGCCGTCATGACCCGTACCTTCATCCCGGTGCGCTGCCACCCCTCCATCGGGGTGCTCGGCGCCGCCGGCGTCGCGGCGGGCCTGCGCGTGGTGGGCGGTGTGGGAGAGGGCATCGCCCGGCTGCCCGCGCACGGGGACCTGCTGCGCATCGAGCACCCCGCGGGATTCCTGGACATCGAGGCCGACATCGGCCACCGCGCCGCCGGTGCCACTCCGGTGGCCCGGCGCACCGCTGTCGTCCGCACCGCACGAAAGATCTTCGACGGCACGGTCTACCCCCGGCCCGCCGCAGCCGCACCTCGTCCGTGA
- a CDS encoding DoxX family protein: protein MPRSERSALLLAGLLATAGVGHFVTPKQFDATIPRALPGSPRTWTYVSGAAELALAAGVALPRTRRTAALAAAAFFVGVFPANVQMAVDWRHRPAPLKAAALARLPLQVPLVLWARGVARSGKGRA from the coding sequence GTGCCACGCTCGGAACGCTCAGCCCTGTTGCTCGCCGGTCTGCTGGCGACGGCGGGGGTCGGTCACTTCGTGACACCCAAGCAGTTCGACGCGACGATTCCGCGCGCTCTGCCGGGATCGCCCCGCACCTGGACGTATGTGAGCGGGGCCGCCGAACTGGCGCTGGCCGCCGGGGTGGCGCTGCCCCGTACACGGCGTACCGCCGCGCTCGCCGCGGCCGCGTTCTTCGTCGGGGTGTTCCCCGCCAATGTGCAGATGGCCGTGGACTGGCGTCACCGTCCCGCGCCGCTCAAGGCCGCGGCCCTCGCCCGGCTTCCGTTGCAGGTACCGCTGGTGCTGTGGGCACGCGGCGTCGCCAGGAGTGGGAAGGGCCGGGCATGA
- the rpmG gene encoding 50S ribosomal protein L33: protein MARSSARPVVTLRSTAGTGVTYVTRKNRLSDPDRLVLRKYDRVAGEHVPFREER from the coding sequence ATGGCACGCAGCAGTGCCCGTCCCGTCGTCACGCTGAGGTCGACGGCCGGGACCGGCGTCACCTACGTGACCCGCAAGAACCGTCTCAGTGACCCCGACCGGCTCGTCCTGCGCAAGTACGACCGGGTGGCGGGGGAGCACGTCCCGTTCCGCGAGGAACGCTGA
- a CDS encoding LysR family transcriptional regulator, with translation MDVELRQLRCLVAIVDEGTFTDAAIALGVSQAAVSRTLASLERALGVRLLRRTSREVAPTATGLRVLAHARRVLGEVAYLVQEATTGRASLRIGYAWSALGRHTLAFQREWARSHPGTELRLVRVNSPTAGLSEGACDMAVLRRAPDDRRFDTAIVGLERRLCAMAADDPLARRRSVRLADIAARVLLVDRRTGTTTTELFPADSRPATKETHDVDEWLTAISTGRCVGMTAESTAHQYPRPGVVYRPVRDAEPLAVRLAWWRDDPHPSTRTAIELLSELYRDA, from the coding sequence ATGGATGTGGAACTGCGGCAGTTGCGCTGTCTCGTCGCGATCGTCGACGAGGGCACCTTCACCGATGCCGCCATCGCGCTCGGCGTCTCCCAGGCGGCGGTCTCCCGCACCCTGGCCTCACTCGAACGCGCCCTGGGGGTACGGCTGTTGCGGCGCACCTCGCGCGAGGTCGCGCCGACGGCGACCGGGCTGCGCGTACTGGCCCACGCCCGGCGGGTCCTGGGCGAGGTGGCCTACCTGGTCCAGGAGGCCACCACGGGCCGCGCCTCGCTGCGGATCGGGTACGCGTGGTCGGCGCTGGGCCGCCACACGCTCGCCTTCCAACGCGAGTGGGCGCGCTCGCACCCCGGCACGGAACTGCGGCTCGTCCGCGTCAACTCCCCGACCGCCGGACTCTCCGAGGGGGCCTGCGACATGGCCGTGCTGCGCAGGGCGCCGGACGACCGCCGCTTCGACACGGCCATCGTGGGACTGGAACGGCGGCTGTGCGCCATGGCCGCCGACGATCCGCTCGCCCGGCGCCGCTCGGTGCGGCTCGCCGACATCGCCGCACGCGTCCTGCTCGTCGACCGCAGGACCGGGACGACCACGACGGAACTGTTCCCCGCCGATTCCCGCCCGGCCACCAAGGAGACCCACGATGTCGACGAATGGCTCACCGCGATCTCCACGGGCCGGTGCGTGGGCATGACGGCCGAGTCGACCGCGCACCAGTACCCGCGCCCCGGAGTGGTCTACCGGCCGGTGCGCGACGCCGAACCCCTCGCCGTACGCCTCGCCTGGTGGCGCGACGACCCGCACCCCTCGACCCGGACCGCGATCGAACTGCTCTCGGAGCTGTATCGCGACGCCTGA
- a CDS encoding type B 50S ribosomal protein L31: MRPFIHPESRPVVFRDRAADVAFLTRSTARSSRTIEWEDGNTYPLIDVEISSASHPFHTGNSRVVDTAGRVERFERRYGRAAAPRH; encoded by the coding sequence GTGAGGCCCTTTATCCATCCCGAATCCAGACCGGTCGTCTTCCGTGACCGGGCCGCGGACGTCGCGTTCCTGACGCGTTCGACGGCGCGCTCGTCGCGGACGATCGAGTGGGAGGACGGCAACACCTACCCGCTGATCGATGTGGAGATCTCGTCGGCCAGTCATCCGTTCCACACGGGGAACTCGCGGGTCGTGGACACGGCGGGCCGGGTGGAGCGCTTCGAGCGCCGCTACGGCCGCGCGGCCGCGCCTCGGCACTGA
- the ykgO gene encoding type B 50S ribosomal protein L36, with protein sequence MKVRNSLRSMKSKPGAQVVRRRGVTFVVNKKNPRFKARQG encoded by the coding sequence GTGAAGGTACGTAATTCCCTGCGCTCGATGAAGTCGAAGCCCGGGGCTCAGGTGGTTCGCCGGCGGGGTGTGACCTTCGTCGTCAACAAGAAGAACCCGCGCTTCAAGGCCCGCCAGGGCTGA